Proteins from a genomic interval of Microcoleus sp. AS-A8:
- a CDS encoding helix-turn-helix transcriptional regulator, producing the protein MRFDASSVSLDKDHLGDIPAMPITESLSTAVLVKETRKRLGLTQLQFAQSLGVSFQSVNRWERGKTKPLPIALKQIEVMVKEMGNRGQDLLERYFAE; encoded by the coding sequence GTGAGATTCGATGCCTCTTCGGTTAGCCTCGATAAAGACCATCTGGGAGACATCCCCGCCATGCCCATAACCGAATCGCTATCAACCGCTGTGCTTGTGAAGGAAACTCGGAAGCGCCTAGGGCTGACTCAATTGCAGTTTGCCCAATCGTTGGGAGTATCGTTTCAGTCAGTGAACCGCTGGGAACGGGGCAAGACAAAACCTTTGCCGATCGCTCTTAAGCAGATTGAGGTGATGGTCAAGGAGATGGGTAATCGCGGTCAGGATTTGTTGGAGCGGTATTTTGCCGAGTAG
- a CDS encoding transposase, giving the protein MDSAQQSQTEPATIWRTPDELWQRLAPVLVIDKPRKKPGRPRVNDRRLFEALIYLARTGGQWCALPPEFGPKSTAYDRFREWVEHGCLQKAWAVLLQEYDQVLGIDWQWQSE; this is encoded by the coding sequence ATGGACAGCGCTCAACAAAGTCAAACCGAACCAGCTACTATCTGGCGGACACCTGATGAATTATGGCAACGCCTTGCACCAGTGCTGGTGATTGATAAACCGCGCAAGAAACCAGGACGACCGCGTGTCAATGACCGTCGCCTGTTTGAGGCTTTGATTTATCTAGCTCGCACGGGTGGGCAGTGGTGTGCGCTGCCGCCAGAATTTGGACCGAAATCTACCGCCTACGATCGATTTCGTGAATGGGTGGAGCATGGTTGCTTACAAAAAGCTTGGGCAGTGCTGTTGCAAGAGTATGACCAAGTCTTGGGAATTGATTGGCAGTGGCAATCTGAGTAG
- a CDS encoding tetratricopeptide repeat protein, translated as MTQYNLGHAYHARILGERAENLELAVAYYERALQVRTQGSFPEQWAMTQNSLSSVSRSGITWREMRSQL; from the coding sequence GACCCAATACAATCTAGGTCATGCCTATCACGCTCGCATTCTGGGAGAGCGAGCGGAAAATCTAGAACTAGCTGTTGCTTACTACGAAAGAGCCTTACAAGTGCGTACTCAAGGCTCATTTCCCGAACAGTGGGCAATGACCCAAAACAGTCTAAGTTCTGTTTCCCGATCGGGGATAACATGGAGAGAGATGCGATCGCAGCTTTGA